CTCTCCCACCTGGGACTGCGGCTACGCCGCCCCCACGGCCCGGATGCAGTACACCGGGAGCTCCTTTGCCGCTCCGGCCCGGGAGGTCTTCCAGTGCGTGCTGCGGGACGAGGCCGCCCTGGAAGCTCCCCAAGGGTTCTTTCCCCACGGCGGCCGCTACGAGAGCCGGGGAGGCGATGCGGCGGAAACGCTCCTCTGGCGCCCGGCTTTCGCCGGGGCGGCGAGCGCGCTGGGCCGCCTGCGCTTCCTGCAAGGGGGCCGGCTCCAGTCCTACCTCCTCTTCCTCCTCCTGGCCCTGGTGGCGCTGCTGGCCTGGGCCTTGATCCCGGTGTGACGCGGTGTCCTTCCTCGAGACCGCCGCCCACCTGGCCCTTCTGCTCCTTCTGCCCCCGTTCCTTATGGGGGTGGTGACGCGCACCAAGTCCTGGTTCTCCGGACGCCGGGGACCGGGTCTCCTCCAGCCCTACCGGGATCTCGCCCGGCTCCTGCGCAAGGGGGCGACCTTCAGCCCCACCGCGGGGGCTCCCTTCCGGCTGGGACCGGCGGCGGGGGTTGCCTCGGTGCTCCTCGCGGGGCTCCTGGTGCCGCTGGTGCCGGGGACGGCCCCCCTGGCCTTCCGGGGGGACTTCGTGGTGTTCCTCTACGCCCTGGCCCTGGGGCGCTTTCTCACGGCGCTCGCGGCGCTGGACACGGGCTCGGCCTTCGAGGGCATGGGGGCGAGCCGTGAGGTGACGTTTTCCGCACTGGCCGAGCCGGCGCTCCTCCTGGGGTTGGGCGTCCTCCTGCGGGCCACGGGGGAGCTGAGCCTCGCCCCTGCCCTGGGCCCCGCGTGGAGCGGGCAGGGGCTGGCCCTGGGCCTGGTGGCGGCGAGCCTCTTCCTCGTCTTCCTGGCCGAGAACTGCCGCATCCCGGTGGACGACCCCACCACCCACCTGGAGCTCACCATGATCCACGAGGTCATGGTGCTGGACCACTCGGGCCCGGACTTCGGCTTCATCCTCTACGGGGCGTCGGTGAAGTTCCTGGTGCTGGGCGCGCTCCTGGTGAACCTGCTCCTGCCCGGACCGGCCCGGGGGCTCCCCTGGTGGGGGGGCCTGGCGGCCGTGGCGGCCGGGCTCGTAGCCCTTTCGGCGGCCGTGGGAATCGCGGAGTCGGCCATGGCGAGGCTTCGCCTGAGCCGCGTGCCGGTGTACCTCGCTGCCGCCATCGCCTTTCCGGCCCTGGGTCTGGCGCTGACGTTTGCGTGAGGTAATCCCTTGGAGACTTGGATCTCGGGTTGTGTGATGGCGGCGGTGCTGACCTCGTTCTGGGTGCTGGCGAGCTCGCGGCTGCTGGCGTGTCTGCGGGCGGTGGCCCTCCAGGGGGCGGCGCTGGCGGCGCTTCCCTTGCTCCTGCTGGCGGCCCGGGGAGGCGCTCACGGGGCGGAACTGGGGCGGACCCTGCTCCTGGCGGGGGCATCCTTGGGCTTCAAGTCGGGCCTCATTCCCTGGCTCCTGTGGCGCGCCATCCGGACGGCGTCGATCCGCCGCGAGGTGGAGCCCCTGGTGGGGTTCGGCCCGAGCCTGCTGCTGGGGGCGCTCCTCACAGGCCTGGCGTTCTGGGGGGCGGGGCGCCTGGGGCTGCACCTGGAGCCGGCCCAGCGGCTGCTCCCCGCGGGAGGGCTGGCCACCCTGT
This window of the Thermodesulfobacteriota bacterium genome carries:
- a CDS encoding NADH-quinone oxidoreductase subunit H, with the protein product MSFLETAAHLALLLLLPPFLMGVVTRTKSWFSGRRGPGLLQPYRDLARLLRKGATFSPTAGAPFRLGPAAGVASVLLAGLLVPLVPGTAPLAFRGDFVVFLYALALGRFLTALAALDTGSAFEGMGASREVTFSALAEPALLLGLGVLLRATGELSLAPALGPAWSGQGLALGLVAASLFLVFLAENCRIPVDDPTTHLELTMIHEVMVLDHSGPDFGFILYGASVKFLVLGALLVNLLLPGPARGLPWWGGLAAVAAGLVALSAAVGIAESAMARLRLSRVPVYLAAAIAFPALGLALTFA
- a CDS encoding hydrogenase translates to METWISGCVMAAVLTSFWVLASSRLLACLRAVALQGAALAALPLLLLAARGGAHGAELGRTLLLAGASLGFKSGLIPWLLWRAIRTASIRREVEPLVGFGPSLLLGALLTGLAFWGAGRLGLHLEPAQRLLPAGGLATLFLGLLVLVGRTKAVTQVVGYLMVENGIFLVGLLLHHEMPLMVEAGILLDVFAGVLIMGIFAYRIQRTFDHMDTHNLVALKD